A region of Argentina anserina chromosome 5, drPotAnse1.1, whole genome shotgun sequence DNA encodes the following proteins:
- the LOC126794354 gene encoding probable protein phosphatase 2C 8 — MSEATQKSNQKRESDSGDSSSVIKKLKLEHGQDPEAESSKMEMGFEIEAEAAEDKGLRQSMEDAWVVLLDGSLGFQGKLRCAHFAVYDGHGGRLAAEYAQKHLHANVVSAGLPRELLNVKAAKKAILDGFRKTDEAILQESAAGTDLIFYPLFMIPLVFVANIGDAKAVVARSTSVDNLQTGSDEARLLKAIVLTREHKAIYAQERARIQKAGGSVGSNGRLQGRLEVSRAFGDRQFKKFGVVATPDIHSFDLTEREHFIILGCDCLWGVIGPSDAVDFVQKQLKGGLPVTAISRSLVREAVRERRCKDNCMAIIILLRHK, encoded by the exons ATGAGTGAAGCGACCCAGAAATCGAATCAGAAGCGTGAGAGCGATTCTGGGGATTCGAGCTCTGTTATAAAGAAGCTGAAACTTGAACATGGGCAAGACCCAGAAGCTGAATCGAGCAAAATGGAAatggggtttgagattgaagcTGAGGCAGCTGAGGATAAGGGGTTGAGGCAGAGCATGGAGGACGCTTGGGTTGTGCTCTTGGATGGAAGCTTGGGTTTTCAGGGCAAATTGAG GTGTGCGCATTTTGCGGTTTATGATGGGCATGGAGGTCGGTTAGCAGCAGAGTATGCTCAGAAGCATTTGCATGCCAATGTGGTCTCGGCTGGATTACCACGTGAGTTG TTAAATGTCAAAGCAGCTAAGAAGGCCATTCTTGATG GTTTTCGGAAAACTGATGAGGCTATTCTTCAAGAAAGTGCTGCAGGTACAGATCTGATCTTCTATCCTCTATTTATGATTCCGCTT GTATTTGTTGCTAATATTGGGGATGCAAAAGCTGTGGTAGCAAGATCAACTTCTGTTGATAATTTGCAAACTGGTTCTGATGAAGCACGTCTTCTGAAGGCCATCGTTTTGACAAGAGAACACAAAGCCATTTATGCACAGGAGCGTGCTCGTATTCAGAAG GCTGGCGGTAGTGTTGGTTCAAATGGACGACTACAGGGTCGCCTTGAAGTTTCTAGGGCATTTGGAGATCGCCAGTTCAAAAAG TTTGGTGTTGTTGCTACCCCAGATATTCATTCATTTgatcttacagaaagagagcACTTCATAATTCTTGGTTGCGATTGCCTCTGGGGA GTGATTGGACCAAGTGATGCTGTTGATTTTGTGCAGAAACAATTGAAG GGGGGATTACCTGTTACAGCTATTAGCCGCTCTTTAGTAAGAGAAGCTGTGCGTGAACGGCGCTGTAAAGATAACTGCATGGCTATCATAATTCTGTTAAGGCACAAGTAG
- the LOC126794626 gene encoding beta-1,2-xylosyltransferase XYXT1-like has protein sequence MMYDSILARSFSRHEQKKLGYGAFLCCLFLALCFCTVLKPSLNPLPALNLQRSLGVRNKILALMESNKEYSNSSEHVMEIKVIDHIIETEEFKNVSHIYKDEVEDSNQKQKNESKDSVTTSPIFSSSDDDDHEAKVVEVVMTKSVEPIICNVKQPRSEYCEVNAGARVDGKSASVIVASSQQEMSSAGNSSWTIRTYARKEDTTAMSHARKWFVKQASTDDQEIPQCGRNHNVPAILFSSGGYTGNHFHDFTDVVIPLFITSRKYKGEVQFLVTDKRPFWIEKFKAILKGLSNYEFIDIDNEQVVHCFPSLTVGLIRHEKELSINDPSKYSHTMKDFREFLRKTYSLKKVNAIRVRDGQRKKPRLLIIPRKRTRSFTNTGRIMRMGKHLGYKVSVAEGNSDVAKFAQLVNSCDVLMGVHGAGLTNILFLPDNAVFIQILPVGGFEWLATTDFGEPSQDMNLKYLEYKISNEESTLIEQYPLDHAVFTDPYSIGKQGWEAFKAIFLNKQNVKLNVNRFKPTLLKALELLHH, from the exons ATGATGTACGATTCGATACTTGCCAGAAGCTTCAGTCGGCATGAGCAGAAGAAACTAGGATATGGAGCCTTTCTTTGCTGCTTGTTCTTAGCATTGTGCTTTTGCACAGTGCTGAAGCCTAGTTTGAATCCTCTACCAGCTT TGAACTTGCAGCGATCACTCGGTGTCAGAAACAAGATACTGGCACTAATGGAGTCGAACAAGGAATATTCAAACAGCTCTGAGCATGTCATGGAAATCAAAGTtattgatcacatcatagAAACAGAAGAGTTCAAAAATGTGAGTCACATTTATAAAGATGAAGTAGAAGATTCTAACCAAAAGCAGAAGAATGAAAGCAAGGACAGTGTTACTACTAGTCCCATTTTTAGCAgcagtgatgatgatgatcatgaGGCAAAGG TTGTTGAAGTTGTGATGACAAAGAGTGTGGAGCCAATTATTTGCAATGTCAAGCAACCAAGATCTGAATATTGCGAGGTCAACGCAGGTGCTCGGGTTGATGGTAAATCAGCCTCAGTTATTGTTGCTTCATCTCAACAGGAGATGTCATCAGCAGGCAATAGCTCCTGGACTATAAGAACTTATGCTCGGAAAGAAGATACAACAGCGATGAGTCATGCTCGGAAATGGTTTGTGAAACAAGCAAGCACTGATGACCAAGAAATTCCTCAATGTGGTCGGAATCATAATGTTCCAGCCATCCTGTTTTCAAGTGGAGGATACACTGGAAACCATTTCCATGACTTCACTGATGTGGTCATTCCTCTCTTCATTACTTCTCGAAAATACAAGGGTGAAGTTCAATTTCTTGTCACCGATAAACGACCGTTTTGGATTGAAAAGTTCAAAGCAATACTAAAAGGATTGTCCAACTATGAGTTCATTGACATTGACAATGAGCAAGTAGTCCATTGCTTCCCAAGCCTAACAGTTGGCCTCATACGACACGAAAAAGAGCTGAGCATCAATGATCCTTCAAAATATTCACATACTATGAAAGACTTCAGAGAGTTTCTGAGGAAAACCTACTCCTTGAAGAAGGTTAATGCAATTAGAGTCAGGGATGGTCAGCGCAAAAAGCCACGGCTTCTGATCATCCCAAGGAAGAGAACAAGGTCTTTCACAAATACAGGAAGGATTATGAGAATGGGAAAACACTTGGGGTACAAGGTAAGTGTGGCAGAGGGTAACTCGGACGTTGCGAAATTTGCACAATTGGTAAACTCTTGTGATGTGTTGATGGGAGTTCATGGAGCTGGCCTCACAAacattctttttcttccaGACAATGCAGTCTTCATCCAAATACTTCCGGTTGGAGGGTTTGAATGGCTAGCAACGACAGATTTTGGAGAGCCTTCGCAGGATATGAATCTCAAGTACTTGGAGTATAAGATAAGCAATGAGGAGAGCACATTGATAGAGCAATACCCGCTTGACCATGCAGTTTTTACTGACCCCTATTCTATTGGAAAACAGGGGTGGGAAGCATTCAAGGCAATCTTTTTGAATAAGCAAAATGTAAAGCTCAACGTCAATAGGTTCAAACCCACTTTGTTAAAAGCCCTTGAGCTGCTGCATCATTAG
- the LOC126793854 gene encoding LOW QUALITY PROTEIN: alpha-1,3-arabinosyltransferase XAT3-like (The sequence of the model RefSeq protein was modified relative to this genomic sequence to represent the inferred CDS: inserted 5 bases in 3 codons; deleted 1 base in 1 codon; substituted 2 bases at 2 genomic stop codons), giving the protein MNVDLKMLALSEIRISEPICNVIEPRTEFCGIENRDVRVNGNMSSVYIVSSQTENVIETRNDSWTIRPYARKDDVTAMSLIRKWSVKQVSTGDHQESIPTCTSNHSISAILFSIGGDTLNQYHDFADVIIPLXVTSRKYNGEVQFLITDNRIRWTRKFREILNGLSKYELIDIDKESEQVIHCFPSVTVGLKTFRNEMXLDPLRYSYSMKDFREFLXNHFSLKRANAIKIGDGQYQLIKPQLFILSRNRTRSFTNTGEITKMARAKRLGVQGNCSRVXQECIKVANIVNSCDVMMGVHGAGLLNNLFLPENAIFIQIIPVGKFEWISKTYYGGPAKDMNLKYLEYKISTEESTLIEQYPLDHAVFTNPSSIEKQGXTAFKSIYMNKQNVKLNVTRFKPTLLKALELLQRHGHCFI; this is encoded by the exons ATGAATGTTGATCTCAAAATGCTGGCCCTCAGTGAAATAAGGATATCAGAACCAATATGCAATGTTATTGAACCAAGAACTGAATTCTGCGGGATTGAGAATAGGGATGTTCGGGTCAACGGAAACATGTCCTCAGtgtatattgtttcatctcaaACGGAGAATGTGATAGAGACTAGGAATGATTCATGGACTATAAGACCTTATGCTCGAAAAGACGACGTGACAGCAATGAGCCTCATTAGGAAATGGTCAGTGAAACAAGTAAGTACCGGTGATCACCAAGAATCAATCCCTACATGTACTAGTAATCATAGTATTTCAGCCATCTTGTTTTCTATTGGTGGAGATACATTGAACCAGTACCATGACTTTGCTGATGTGATCATTCCACT TGTTACATCTCGAAAATACAATGGGGAAGTTCAGTTCCTTATCACTGACAATCGTATTAGGTGGACTCGGAAGTTCCGAGAAATACTAAATGGACTGTCCAAGTATGAGCTTATTGACATTGACAAAGAATCAGAACAAGTCATCCATTGCTTCCCAAGCGTAACAGTTGGCCTGAAAACATTTCGCAATGAAAT ACTTGATCCTTTGAGATATTCATATTCTATGAAAGACTTCAGGGAATTTC AGAACCACTTTTCATTAAAGAGGGCCAATGCAATCAAAATAGGAGATGGACAGTATCAACTAATCAAACCTCAACTTTTCATCCTATCAAGAAACAGAACAAGGTCTTTCACAAATACAGGCGAAATTACTAAGATGGCAAGAGCCAAGAGACTTGGGGTACAAGGTAACTGTAGCAGAGTCTGACAGGAATGTATCAAAGTTGCAAATATTGTGAATTCTTGTGATGTGATGATGGGAGTTCATGGAGCTGGCCTTCTGAACAATCTTTTTCTA CCCGAAAACGCAATTTTTATCCAGATAATTCCAGTTGGAAAGTTCGAATGGATTTCGAAAACATACTATGGAGGGCCAGCAAAGGATATGAATCTTAAGTATTTGGAATATAAGATAAGCACTGAAGAGAGCACATTGATAGAGCAATACCCACTAGATCATGCCGTTTTCACAAACCCCAGCTCTATTGAAAAACAAGGGTGAACGGCATTCAAGTCAATCTATATGAACAAACAAAATGTAAAGCTTAATGTCACTAGGTTTAAACCCACGTTGTTAAAAGCTCTTGAGCTTTTGCAGCGACATGGGCATTGTTTTATCTGA
- the LOC126793916 gene encoding 2-oxoglutarate and iron-dependent oxygenase domain-containing protein CP2, with amino-acid sequence MSFDGPAPGTGNGVGNSNNSTEAAFVTVSSQRLRLNPNKEHKPDSYDDMQLDFSPSIFSSMERYLPPNMLGVSRNDKVNFMRDILLKYLPHGERNRVQKHRDYRQKIISNYRPLHKELYQLDPAATFVPVFLEAVNENTEESFRRMCSEPSPGIYTFEIFQPRFCELLLAEVENFEQWVGESKYRIMRPNTMNRYGAVLDDFGLETMLDKLMEGFVRPIAKELFPEVGGATLDSHHGFVVEYGNNRDLDLGFHVDDSEVTLNVCLGKQFSGGELYFRGIRCDKHVNSGSRPEEVFDYSHTPGYAVLHRGRHRHGAKATTSGHRVNLLLWCRSSVFREMRKYQKDFSSWCGECLHEKKERQRMSITATKQELLLRKDDESTT; translated from the exons ATGTCGTTTGACGGCCCAGCTCCGGGGACCGGGAACGGGGTGGGGAATTCGAACAATTCAACGGAGGCGGCGTTTGTGACTGTGTCGAGTCAGCGGCTGCGGCTGAACCCTAACAAGGAGCACAAGCCGGATAGCTACGACGATATGCAATTGGACTTCAGCCCGTCGATTTTCAGCTCAATGGAAAGGTATCTGCCGCCGAATATGCTCGGAGTTTCGAGAAATGATAAGGTCAATTTCATGAGGGACATTCTCCTCAAGTATTTGCCCCATGGAGAACGCAACAGG GTTCAGAAGCACAGGGATTACAGGCAGAAGATCATATCGAATTACAGG CCTTTGCATAAAGAGTTATACCAGCTGGATCCTGCCGCCACCTTTGTACCGGTGTTTCTAGAAGCAGTTAATGAGAATACTGAGGAAAGCTTCAGAAGGATGTGTTCTGAACCCTCACCTGGGATATATACTTTTGAAATATTTCAGCCACGGTTCTGTGAATTGTTATTAGCCGAG GTGGAGAATTTTGAACAATGGGTAGGTGAGTCCAAATATAGAATCATGCGACCAAATACAATGAATAGGTACGGTGCTGTTCTTGATGATTTTGGCCTGGAAACCATGCTTGACAAGCTTATGGAGGGTTTTGTTCGTCCTATAGCTAAAG AGCTGTTTCCTGAGGTTGGTGGAGCTACTTTGGATTCTCATCATGGGTTTGTGGTTGAATATGGTAACAATAGAGATCTTGACTTGg GTTTTCATGTTGATGACTCGGAAGTAACTTTGAATGTGTGCTTGGGTAAACAATTTTCTGGAGGAGAGTTGTATTTTCGGGGTATACGTTGTGATAAACATGTAAATAGTGGAAGCCGTCCGGAG GAAGTCTTTGATTATTCTCATACCCCAGGATATGCTGTGCTTCATCGTGGTCGCCACAGGCATGGTGCTAAAGCCACGACATCAGGTCATCGTGTCAATTTGCTTCTATGGTGCAGGag TTCTGTCTTCAGAGAGATGAGGAAGTATCAGAAAGATTTCTCTAGCTGGTGTGGGGAATGCTTGcatgagaagaaagagaggcaACGGATGTCAATTACAGCTACGAAACAG GAGTTGTTGCTCAGGAAGGATGATGAGTCCACAACATGA
- the LOC126796267 gene encoding DExH-box ATP-dependent RNA helicase DExH3 — protein MPYSAFLHRSIIIRTTTTTTATMSLKPRRHHYHISLLLGRFMTTTYAHPVTGLLRWSSGGVTCMSSSSSQRATDWRPRRRTAATVPQWYQQQRQGYGRLAYQDASASDDSDREFGSGPSSHREMTGSTIENIDEWRWKLTVLLVRNKDKQELVSRERKDRRDFDHLAELARGMGLYSRQYSKVVVFSKVPQPNYRPDLDDMRPQREVVLPFGLHEDVDAHLRAHLSQKPMNRGAFSHTSMSRSISNGSTAKEGLYEQEEPLIQNSVAMERILQQKSLRLRNKQEEWQESEEGQKMLELRRSLPAYKEKENLLKSISENQVIVVSGETGCGKTTQLPQYILESEIEAGRGGVCSIICTQPRRISAMSVSERVAAERGENLGESVGYKVRLEGMKGRDTRLLFCTTGILLRRLLVDRKLRGVTHVIVDEIHERGMNEDFLLIVLKELLSRRPELRLVLMSATLNAELFSSYFNGAPMFHIPGFTYPVRAHFLENILEMTGYRLNQYNQIDDYGQDKTWKMQKQGQAFKKRKSQIASTVEDALEAADFREYSSRTQESLSCWNPDSIGFNLIEHVLCHIVRKERPGAVLVFMTGWDDINSLKDQLQSHSLLGDPNRVLLLACHGSMPSSEQRLIFDKPEGGIRKIVLATNMAETSITINDVVFVIDCGKAKETSYDALNNTPCLLPSWISKAASRQRRGRAGRVQPGECYHLYPRCVYDAFSDYQLPELLRTPLQSLCLQIKSLQLGSISEFLSKALQSPEPLSVQNAVEYLKIIGALDDNEDLTVLGRHLSMLPVEPKLGKMLILGAIFNCLDPIMTIVAGLSMRDPFMMPYDKKDLAESAKAQFAGRDSSDHLALIRAYDGWKNAERSQAGYEYCWRNFLSAQTLKAIDSLRKQFFFLLKDAGLVDNTENCNTLSHDEHLIRAIICAGLFPGICSVVNKEKSISLKTMEDGQVLLYSNSVNGMVPKIPYPWLVFNEKVKVNSVFLRDSTGISDSVLLLFGGNISRGGLDGHLKMLGGYLEFFMNPALANTYVTLKRELEELIHNKLLDPKSDMQSHNYFLSALRLLVSEDRCDGRFVYGRKMPVPSKKIQKEIGPGTMRVHNNGNSGGNNSKTLLQTLLVRAGHEAPTYKTKQLKNNQFRSTVIFNGLNFVGEPRNSKKEAEKDAAAEAVLWLKGENHSSSTDLDHMSMLLKKSRKKIHRTTSLDSAKWS, from the exons ATGCCTTACTCCGCCTTCCTTCACCGCTCTATAATTATccgcaccaccaccaccaccaccgccaccATGTCCCTCAAACCCCGCCGCCACCACTACCACATCAGTTTACTCCTCGGACGCTTCATGACGACGACCTACGCCCACCCCGTCACCGGCCTGCTCAGGTGGAGCTCCGGCGGCGTCACGTGCATGTCGTCCTCGTCGTCGCAGCGTGCGACGGATTGGAGGCCGCGGCGGAGGACGGCGGCGACGGTGCCGCAGTGGTACCAGCAGCAGCGGCAGGGGTACGGGAGGCTTGCGTACCAGGACGCGTCGGCTAGTGACGACTCCGACCGCGAGTTCGGGTCGGGTCCGAGTTCTCACCGGGAAATG ACTGGTTCGACTATTGAGAACATTGATGAGTGGAGATGGAAGTTAACAGTGCTGCTTGTACGCAACAAAGATAAGCAAGAATTGGTGTCGAGGGAAAGAAAGGACAGACGTGATTTCGATCATCTTGCGGAATTGGCAAGAGGGATGGGGTTATATAG CCGTCAGTATTCAAAGGTTGTAGTCTTTAGTAAAGTCCCTCAGCCAAATTATAGACCTGATCTGGATGATATGCGACCACAGAGAGAG GTTGTCTTACCTTTTGGGCTGCATGAAGACGTAGATGCTCATCTCAGAGCTCATCTATCTCAAAAGCCAATGAATAGAGGAGCTTTTTCACATACTTCAATGTCAAGGTCAATTAGTAATGGAAGTACGGCTAAAGAGGGACTCTACGAGCAGGAGGAGCCCTTGATACAGAATAGTGTTGCTATGGAGCGAATTCTTCAGCAGAAAAGCTTGCGATTGCGCAATAAGCAAGAAGAATGGCAG GAATCTGAAGAAGGCCAAAAGATGCTTGAACTTCGTAGAAGTCTGCCTGCTTATAAGGAGAAAGAAAACTTGTTAAAATCCATATCTGAAAATCAG GTCATAGTTGTATCAGGTGAAACAGGTTGTGGTAAAACTACACAACTTCCTCAATACATTTTAGAATCTGAGATTGAAGCTGGTCGTGGAGGTGTCTGTAGTATTATTTGTACTCAGCCTAGACGAATATCTGCAATGTCTGTTTCTGAAAGAGTTGCTGCAGAACGAGGGGAGAATCTGGGGGAATCGGTTGGTTATAAAGTTAGGCTGGAAGGAATGAAAGGCCGGGACACGCGGCTTCTTTTTTGCACCACTGGCATATTATTGAGGAGATTACTTGTTGACAGAAAGTTGAGAGGTGTTACACATGTCATTGTTGATGAGATTCATGAACGTGGAATGAATGAAG ATTTTCTTCTTATTGTTCTGAAAGAACTTCTCTCTCGTCGCCCTGAGTTGAGATTAGTTTTGATGAGTGCAACTTTGAATGCTGAGCTTTTCTCCTCTTACTTTAATGGTGCTCCGATGTTCCATATACCT GGGTTTACATACCCAGTCCGAGCACATTTTCTGGAGAATATTCTTGAAATGACTGGATACCGGTTAAATCAATATAATCAAATTGATGATTATGGTCAAGATAAGACGTGGAAAATGCAGAAACAAGGTCAAGCtttcaagaaaagaaaaagccAAATTGCTTCCACTGTTGAG GATGCACTTGAAGCTGCTGACTTTAGAGAGTACAGTTCAAGGACTCAGGAGTCTCTGTCATGTTGGAATCCGGACTCCATTGGTTTTAATCTCATTGAGCATGTGCTCTGCCACATAGTCAGGAAAGAACGGCCTGGTGCTGTTTTGGTTTTTATGACTGGCTGGGATGACATAAACTCCTTGAAGGATCAACTCCAATCTCATTCCCTTTTAGGAGATCCGAATAGGGTCCTGCTGCTTGCATGTCATGGTTCCATGCCTAGCTCTGAACAG AGGTTGATATTTGATAAACCAGAAGGTGGAATTAGGAAAATCGTTCTGGCTACAAACATGGCCGAGACCAGTATCACTATCAATGATGTAGTATTTGTGATTGATTGTGGAAAGGCAAAAGAAACATCATATGATGCACTCAATAACACTCCTTGTTTGCTTCCGTCCTGGATATCAAAGGCTGCATCCCGGCAA AGAAGAGGAAGAGCCGGTCGTGTTCAACCTGGCGAGTGTTACCATCTTTATCCCCGATGTGTATATGATGCCTTTTCTGATTATCAGTTGCCTGAACTTTTGAGGACACCTCTGCAGTCTCTATGTTTACAAATCAAGAGTCTACAACTTGGAAGTATTTCAGAGTTTCTTTCTAAGGCACTACAGTCACCGGAACCTTTGTCG GTTCAAAATGCAGTTGAGTATTTGAAGATCATTGGGGCTTTAGATGACAATGAAGATCTCACAGTATTAG GTCGCCACCTGTCAATGCTGCCAGTTGAGCCAAAACTTGGGAAAATGCTCATATTAGGGGCTATCTTCAACTGTTTAGATCCAATAATGACTATTGTTGCAGGCCTTAGTATGAGAGATCCATTCATGATGCCCTATGACAAGAAGGAT CTTGCGGAATCGGCAAAAGCACAATTCGCTGGCCGTGATAGCAGTGATCATCTTGCTCTCATCCGAGCATATGATGGTTGGAAAAATGCTGAAAGATCACAAGCTGGCTATGAGTACTGCTGGAGGAATTTTCTTTCTGCACAAACTCTTAAAGCCATTGATTCTCTACGGAAGCAGTTCTTCTTTTTGCTCAAGGATGCAGGTTTGGTTGACAACACTGAGAACTGCAATACATTGAGCCATGATGAACATCTTATCCGAGCAATCATCTGTGCGGGATTATTTCCTGGAATATGTTCTGTTGTG AACAAAGAGAAGTCGATTTCGTTGAAAACAATGGAAGATGGACAAGTACTTCTATACTCG AATTCTGTCAATGGTATGGTGCCTAAAATTCCATATCCATGGCTAGTTTTCAATGAAAAGGTGAAAGTGAATTCAGTATTCCTTCGGGACTCAACTGGCATATCTGATTCAGTGCTCCTTTTGTTTGGAGGCAACATTTCCAGGGGCGGGCTG GATGGGCACCTGAAGATGTTGGGAGGGTACTTGGAGTTTTTCATGAATCCTGCATTAGCAAATACATATGTTACCTTGAAGAGGGAACTTGAGGAACTGATTCACAATAAG CTTCTAGATCCCAAATCGGACATGCAATCTCATAATTACTTCTTATCTGCCCTAAGATTACTGGTGTCTGAAGACCGATGTGATGGTAGATTTGTCTATGGTCGCAAGATGCCAGTACCTTCGAAGAAGATACAAAAAGAGATAGGACCAGGCACAATGAGGGTTCACAATAATGGTAATAGTGGGGGTAATAATTCCAAAACTCTGCTGCAAACATTGCTTGTGAGAGCAGGACATGAAGCTCCCAcctacaaaacaaaacaattgaaaaacaaCCAGTTTCGTTCCACAGTTATCTTCAATGGGTTGAACTTTGTGGGGGAGCCTCGCAATAGTAAGAAAGAAGCAGAAAAGGATGCAGCTGCTGAAGCTGTGCTCTGGCTAAAGGGCGAGAACCATTCATCTTCCACAGATCTTGACCATATGTCCATGCTTCTAAAAAAGAGTCGAAAGAAAATCCATAGAACGACTTCATTGGATAGCGCCAAGTGGAGTTGA